A genomic stretch from Megachile rotundata isolate GNS110a chromosome 1, iyMegRotu1, whole genome shotgun sequence includes:
- the LOC105662680 gene encoding stress-associated endoplasmic reticulum protein 2 gives MAPKQRMRIANERATKNITLRGNVPKSSKPQDDGSPIGPCLLALFLFVVCGSAVFQIIQSIRMA, from the exons ATGGCACCAAAACAAAGAATGCGCATCGCTAATGAAAGAGCCACAAAAAACATTACACTTCGTGGGAATGTTCCAAAATCATCG AAACCACAAGATGATGGATCTCCAATCGGACCATGTTTGCTAGCACTTTTCTTGTTTGTCGTATGTGGATCTG ctgtatttcaaataattcagaGTATTAGAATGGCATaa
- the LOC100879817 gene encoding uncharacterized protein LOC100879817 yields the protein MAGIFNLFGESNLNKGQVVKPLVRSKTTIGASETPVKTVLSSKQKGLSIRTNSNSNISTVGHLTNLNQDVPNKPQEYLKPKLTQLDIGGRPISPGKDLKADEYSTKSLKKVPDKKNTQKLSDKTIFLKPALPKNYTKKRYPEPESLAPYCDMQFEFDDIYSKTIENEFKELLLKKRDEVLPYNDSFETDPEEIEYEMPTLYVSPISFDTEWRQFKIPSLPEISDNEDYF from the exons ATGGCTggtatattcaatttatttggaGAATCAAATCTCAATAAAG GCCAAGTTGTGAAACCTTTGGTAAGATCTAAAACAACCATTGGAGCAAGTGAAACTCCTGTAAAAACTGTTCTTTCATCAAAGCAAAAAGGATTATCCATTAGAAccaattcaaattcaaatatatCAACTGTTGGACACTTAACTAACTTAAACCAAGATGTACCTAATAAGCCACAAGAGTATTTGAAACCAAAACTTACTCAATTAGACATTGGTGGTCGTCCAATATCACCTGGGAAAGATTTA AAAGCAGATGAATATTCAACCAAATCTCTGAAAAAAGTACCTGACAAAAAAAATACACAAAAGCTTTCAGATAAAACTATTTTTTTAAAGCCAGCTTTACCAAAAAACTATACAAAGAAAAGATATCCTGAACCTGAAAGTTTAGCACCATATTGTGATATGCAATTTGAGTTTG ATGATATTTATTCCAAAACCATAGAAAATGAATTTAAGGAACTGCTTCTGAAGAAGAGGGATGAGGTGTTGCCATATAATGACAGTTTTGAAACAG ATCCAGAAGAAATTGAATATGAAATGCCAACATTATATGTATCACCTATATCATTCGATACAGAATGGAGACAATTCAAGATTCCTAGTTTACCAGAAATATCTGATAATGAggactatttttaa
- the LOC105662691 gene encoding putative malate dehydrogenase 1B encodes MSPSKCTTVIAGILEDRTFNHICFIAESLSTLLPNFYYKCIYKSSSEWECWLQKICALYNWSHSKSPLIWREIGITHCTVNYIGGSYQFWELLNQYYNIKSYLNDDELDALQADLSVVYDVKLQQRKCLCTPEECHQITIIGAGTSVCPDLVCQLLMTKELWWTHGIIINLYDEPGCFFKLKKIHRDARAVGSGLNRVTVLDNVPDGLKDCNILIYLDSFLREEHEGTDELLQRNYKYIEGLCIQINEYAPPSMKVIFCSPGFTCFYVNIVHKLVTKLPSTNIVAVSSHYGLELIYPLVHSLGYTLKNFGCPPVWGYLGINYFVDVDRMIQKVQTPQHAELRWFFYMSHNKKPYKENLKRKALAQYQLGRSEDFQKCRAICDLLKLWYSKKENIGDEIISLGIASDGSFGIPKGLVFSQPVHLKVLEDNSRIWIPFKDFPMPNMPISIFRSFIDTAIIINEKITELIQNSKFKEKFPEII; translated from the exons ATGTCACCAAGTAAATGTACCACTGTAATAGCTGGTATTTTAGAAGATCGTACTTTTAATCATATATGCTTCATTGCTGAAAGTTTATCCACTCTGTTAccgaatttttattataaatgcatTTACAAAAGTTCATCAGAATGGGAA TGTTGGTTACAAAAAATTTGTGCACTTTACAACTGGTCTCATAGCAAATCTCCATTAATATGGAGAGAAATTGGAATTACTCATTGCACTGTAAATTACATTGGAGGTAGCTATCAGTTCTGGGAATTATTGAATCAATATTATAACATCAAATCGTATTTAAATGATGATGAGCTTGATGCACTACAAGCAGATTTATCAGTT GTTTATGATGTAAAACTGCAACAACGTAAATGTTTATGTACACCAGAAGAGTGTCAtcaaataacaataataggaGCAGGAACATCAGTATGTCCAGATTTGGTTTGCCAGTTATTAATGACAAAAGAACTTTGGTGGACACatggaattattattaatttatatgacGAGCCAGGATgtttttttaaacttaaaaaaatacATAGAGATGCACGAGCAGTGGGTTCAGGTTTAAATAGAGTGACTGTTTTAGACAATGTACCTGATGGATTAAAAGATTGTAATATATTGATATACCTTGATTCTTTTTTAag GGAAGAACATGAGGGTACAGATGAATTATTgcaaagaaattataaatacatagaAGGATTGTGTatacaaataaatgaatatgCACCCCCTTCCATGAAAGTAATTTTCTGCTCACCGGGTTTTACATGTTTTTATGTTAATATCGTACATAAATtagttacaaaattaccaagtaCAAATATTGTAGCTGTTAGTTCTCATTACGGTTTAGAACTCATATATCCATTGGTACATTCATTAGGATACACTTTAAAAAACTTCGGATGTCCACCTGTATGGGGCTATTTGG GAATCAACTACTTTGTAGATGTTGATCGCATGATTCAAAAAGTTCAAACTCCACAGCATGCAGAATTAAGATGGTTCTTCTATATGTCACATAATAAAAAGCCTTACAAAGAAAATCTTAAACGGAAG GCACTTGCACAGTATCAATTAGGTAGATCGGAAGATTTTCAAAAATGCAGAGCAATTTGCGATCTTTTAAAACTATGGTATAGCAAGAAAGAAAATATTGGAGACGAGATTATATCATTAGGAATTGCATCTGATG GATCTTTCGGTATTCCAAAGGGACTCGTATTCTCACAACCAGTACATTTAAAAGTATTAGAAGATAATTCACGAATATGGATCCCTTTTAAAGATTTCCCAATGCCAAATAtgccaatttctatatttcgcaGTTTCATAGACACTGCtataattattaacgaaaaaataacagaattaatacagaattctaaatttaaagaaaaatttccagaaattatttaa